The Altererythrobacter sp. H2 genomic sequence GGATGGATCTGGAACAGGCAACCCGGGTCATGCTGCACGTGCACCAGCGCGGCGTCGGCGTGTGCGGCATCTTCCCTTATGAAGTGGCCGAAACCAAGGTGAACCAGGTGATGGATTTCGCCCGCCAGAACCAGCATCCGCTCCAGTGCACGCTGGAAAAGGCCTGATCGCCCTTCGCTGGTCAGGCGGATTCGCCGGGCCACACCGTTCGAAAACCATGACAGGGCATGACCGGGCCGATTTTTCGCGCTAGGGCAGGCGCTTCAGCAAAGGACTGGCCGGGCCCCGCGTGTTCGAATTCATTCCCAAGATAGACCGCTACATCTTCCGCCTCGTGCTTTTGCCGATGCTCGGCGTGTTCGCGCTGGCCGCCTCCTTGCTGACACTCGACAAGATGCTGCGTCTGTTCGACTTCGTCGCCGTCGAAGGCGGCCCGATCGGCGTGGTGTTCAAAATGCTCGGCGCGCTGGTGCCCGAATATGCCAGCCTGGCGATCCCGCTCGGCCTGCTGCTCGGCATCCTGCTCGCCTTCCGCAAGCTCGCCACCAGCAGCGAGCTGGACGTGTTGCGGGCGGTGGGGCTGGGATACGGCCGACTGCTTCGGGTGCCCTATGCAATCACGGCCGTGCTGATGCTGGTCAATGTGGCGCTGGTGTTCTTCGTCCAGCCGGTCAGCCGCTACTATTACGAGCAGCTCGATTACGAGCTTCGGTCCGGCGCCTTGGGAGCGTCGATCAAGGTGGGTGAATTCACCACCCTGAAGGACCGGATGGCGCTGCGGATCGATGCGAGCGAGGATGATGGCCGCCGCCTGCAGGGCATCTTCGCCCGCGTTGCCAACAGCAAGGGGCAGGTGCTGTCCATCTCCGCGCGCGAGGGCAGCTTCCTGGCGACCTCGGACAGCCCGGACACGATCATCCTGCGCCTCACCGAAGGTACCATCGTGCAGGATACCGGGGGCGAGGGCACAACGCCCCGGGTGCTCAGCTTCAGCCGGCACGACCTGCCAATAGACTTGCCGCGGATCGAGGAATTCCGCGCCCGGGGCGATGTCGAACGCGAATATATCCTGCCCGAACTCCTGCGGGTGGGCTGGAGCGCGGAGGTCACGCCTGACAAGCGCGCGGCGAGCCAGGCCAGCTTCAATTTCCGGCTGGTGGAAGTGGTGATGATGGCGCTGATGCCACTGCTGGCAGTGGCGCTGGCGATCCCGCCCAAGCGGTCGAGCAGTGCGCTCGGAGTGTTCGTCTCGATCGTGATGGTCGTCTCCTATCACAAGGTGAACCAGTATGCGGAGGATGTCGCCGCGCTCGGGCGGGTCGATCCGGTGATCGCCTTGTGGGTGCCGATGCTGCTGTTCGCGGCCCTCATCGTGTGGATGTACTACCGCGTTGCTCATGTGCCCGGCGGGCAGGCCATCGGCGCGCTCGAGGTGTGGTTCGCCAAGCTGGGCAAGCGGCTCAAGACGCTGTTCCGGCGCAGGGCTCGCGCTGGCTCTCGCCTGGCTCCGGCGGAATAAGGCGCACCACGGACATGCAGCTGGATTTCTTTCCCTCTCGCACGCTGACGCTCTACCTGGCGCGCCTGTTCGTGTTGCGGATCATGGCCATGCTGGCCCTGCTGGTGCTGGTGCTGATGATGCTCGACCTGCTCGGCACGAGCGGCAAGATCATGGCGGTCGAGGGCAATGGCCAGGCCGAGCTGTGGCGCTATGTCTCCTTGCGGGTGCCGCAGCTGATCGCGCGGTTCCTGCCTTACTCGGTTCTTCTGGCCACGGTCATCACCCTGCTCGCGCTCAACCAAAACAGCGAGATCGTGGCGATGAAGGCGGCCGGAATGTCGGCGCATCAGGTACTTGCTCCTTTGTTCCTTGCCGCCGCGGCTGTTTCCCTGGCCAGTTTCGCCTTCAACGAACGGGTGGTCACGCGCGCCACCGCCACCCTGAAGGCCTGGGAAGGCGCTCAGTTCGGCCCGGTTCCGCAAGAGGTGGGCGCCCGCAGCAATGTCTATTTCGCCGACGGCAATGACGTGCTCAGTGCGGCAACGATGACCGGCTCAGGCGAGACAATGGCCCTGCAGGACGTGACGTTCTATCGCCGCACCGCCGCCGGTACGCTGACCGAGCAGTTCCGCGCTCCGCGGGCGACGTATGCTGCTCCGGGCTGGGAGCTGGTCGGGGCGGAACGCTTCGACGTAGCGGCCGCCCGTACCGACCGGGTCGAGCGGATCGTGGTGGGAGAAGGCTTGACGATCGAACAGATCGAGCTCGACAGCGTCGATCCCGATGCACAGGGATTCTTCGCATTGCGGGAATCGATCGAGGCCTATGAGCGCGTGGGCCGCCGGACCAGCGAGCTCGAGGCAAAGTGGTGGCACAAGCTGGCTGGCCCGCTGTCTGCCATGCTGATGCCCCTGCTTGGGGCGGTGGCGGCTTTCGGGCTGGCGCGTTCGGGCCAGTTGTTCGTCCGCGCGCTCATCGCGATGGCGCTGGGCTTTGCCTACTTCGTGGTCGACAACGCCGCTCTGGCGATGGGCAGCTTCGGGGGTTATCCTCCGCTCCTCGCGGCGTGGGCGCCCTTCTTCCTGTTCCTGCTGATCGGGGAAACCGTGCTGGTTCGGACCGAAGAGTGAGCGCCGACTGGCACTTGCGGCTCGCCCGGCCAGAAGATGCAGCCCTGATGCCTGCCATCGAAGCGCGCGCCGGCAGGCTGTTCCAGGCGGTTGAAGGTCTTGCGGACATAGCGGGCCAGCACACTGTGCCGGTGGAGCAGCTGCAACGCCTGATCCGCAAGGGGCACTGCCTCGTCGCCCATGTCGATGACAGGATGGCAGGCTGGCTGGCCAATGAGCCGTTCGGCCGGGAACTGCACATCCGGGAATTCAACGTCGATCCCGACTTCCAGCAGCAGGGGATTGGGTCCGGCTTGCTCCGCGCCTGCCTGATCGACGCTGTCAATTGCGGCTTCCGGGCAGTCACCCTTACCACGTTTCGCGACGTTCCCTGGAACGCGCCGTTCTATGCCCGCCTGGGGTTCGAGGAGGTCACTGCACTGGACGCCCATCCGCGACTGGCAGGTCAACTGGCGGCCGAATCCGGGCACGGCCTGCCTGCCGACCGGCGCTGCGTAATGATCCGCTTTCTCGGTTGAACGCCTAGCGCGCCCGCATCGTGCTGCGGGCAATCCGGCTGACCAGATGCACCATGCCGGGATGATTGGCCCCGTCATAGGTGGAGCCGGCGCCGAGTTCGCGCTTCAGCCTGCGATGTGCCTCAGGCAGCGCGTGGTACGGCATGCTCGGCATCAGGTGATGGAGCGCATGATAGCGCAGGCCCACCGGTGCCCAGATTTCCGCCGCCAGCCCGGGGGGCGGTACGTTGACCGAATCGAGGAACTGCGCCGTTACCGTCATGGCTTCGCCTTCGTTCTCCCACAGGTGGGCCACCAGGGTACGGAGCTGGTTGAGCACGGCCGTCAGCGAGAGCACGGCCAGCGCCACCAGCAACGGCTTCCAGCCAACCAGCGCGGGGCTTGCGAGCAGCGCTACTGCCCAGACCGCGCCAGCGGCCTCCTGCCACAGAACCTGGCGGCGAAAGGCGCCTTCGGGCGGCTTGCGGCGGAAATCGGGATTGATCGACAATGAGGATGCCCGCTCCCACACCATCGTGCGCAGCGGCGGAATCAATGCGCCCAGGGGTACCAGCAGGCCGAACCGGATCAGCAGACCGATCGGCGCCAGCAGCGCGATGAGGACGAACAGCGGCAGGCTCCACGGCTTCATCAATGCCAGCGGGAGGTATTCCGGATCCTCGACCGTGCCATATTGGGTGCGCTTGTGGTGCAGGGTGTGCACTCCCTCGTACATGAAGGAGGGCATCAGCATCGGCACCCCGACCATCAGGTTCCAGCCCAGCCGGAACCCGGGCAGTGCATCGCGGTGGATATGGGTGAGTTCGTGAATGAACAGCAAGGCCCGGTAGAGCGCCAGCGCCGACACCAGACCAAGTGCGACGGCCAGCGGAACGCTCTCCACCAGTATGGCACCTGCCAGTGCGCCGTAGCCCAGCAGCGCGGAACCGACCATGTCGGGCCAGTAGATCCCGGGCCTGGCCTCGGCGATGTCCCGGGTAAGGTCGCGGGCGGCGCGCAGCATCGCCTTGTCGTCAGCAATGGCCGCCAACTTGCCCGCGCCGTGCGCAGGTTCCGGTGCCGCAAGGGCAGGATCAAGGGTCTGTTGCATGGTCATGGCATTTCCCGTCGTGCCGCCTTACCGCAAAATCACAGGCGAGGACAAACGAGTCCTCACTGACACAGTAATCGCCTCGCTTGCTTGACTTGGCGCAAAACGGACGCACAGGTCCGGGGCAGAGCTGTACAGGACAAGTCCGTGACCGTGGAAATAGGTATCCGCCCCCTATCCGGCAAGGCCGGGAGAGCCGCTTTCGTCGATCTCGGCCGCCGGTTTGCGGCGGAACTGCCCAACGCTGTGCCCCAGCTGCGATCGGAGCAGCTGGAGTTGCTGGACCCTGACCGCAACCCGTTTTTCGGCCACGCACGGGTGCAGCTGTTCCTGGCTGAGCGCGGGGGGCGGGCAGTCGGGCGGATCTCGGCCCACATTGACGAAATGGCCCTGGCCATGCCGGCCGAGCAGGGTTTCGGGCCCGGCACCGGCATGTTCGGCTACTTCGATGCCGAAGACGAGGCCGTGGCTCACGCCCTGCTCGCCCGGGCGAGCGAATGGCTGCGGGCGCAAGGCATGACCCGGGTGCTGGGGCCGATTTCGCTGTCGATCTGGGAGGAACCGGGTCTGCTGGTGCGCGGGCAGGACCATGCTCCGATGATCATGATGGGTCATCATCCGGCCAGTTACCACGGGTGGATCGAAAGCGCGGGGTTCAAGCCCGCCAAGCGCCTGCTGACCTATGATCTCGACGTGACAAAGGAATTCCCCCCGCTCATCGCACGGATCGTTGCCTCCGGGGAACGGAACCCGCGCATCCGGGTGCGGCACGTCGACAAGTCCCGCTGGCAAGAGGAGGTCGAAACGGTCCTCGGCATTCTCAACGATGCCTGGTCGAACAACTGGGGCTTCGTGCCCTTCACACCCGCAGAAATCGCCTATGCGGGCAAGAAGTTGCGGCCCCTGATCCGCGAGGATCTCAACATGATTGCCGAGCTCGACGGCAGGCCGGTCGCATTCATGCTCACCTTTCCCGACGTGAATGGTGTGCTGCAGAAGATTGACGGGAAGCTGTTCCCCTTCGGCTGGGTCAGCATGCTGCGATGGCTGCGGTTCCCCAGGGGATCGGGGATGCGGGTGCCGCTGATGGGCGTGATGCGCGATCTGCATAATTCGCGGCTCGCCAGCCAGCTTGCCTTCATGATGATCAACCGGATCCGCCACACCGCACATGTCACCTACGGCACAACCCGGGGCGAGGTGGGCTGGGTCCTTGAAGACAATCAGGGCATGGTGGCGATTGCCGACGCCATCCAGAGCAAGGTCAACCGCGAATATGTGATTTTCGAGCGAAAGCTCGCGAGTAAGATCGCTGAGGCGCTGTGAAAAAAAGGCCTCCACCCTTTTTGGGGGCGGAGGCCTTCTGGATATTGTCACCGCCGCTTGGACGGGAGGGGGGGTCTCGACGGTGACATGGAATAAAAGCCCGGCTGCGCGAAGCGTTCCCGCTGTGCCGCAAATTTTCGTGATTTTTCCCTCTCGTTCAGATTTCGAGCCTGCCGGGAACTTCCCCGCAGCCAGTGCGTTGCACGCGCAAACAGTCATTATGCATTTCCGATGGAGGGAAGGGACTACATGCCGCTCGGAGACCAGGTTGCCGCAAATCTTCCGTTTTTGCGCCGCTATGCGCGCGCTCTCACCGGCTCGCAGGAAACAGGCGATGCCTTCGTCCGGCAGGTACTCGAAGCCGCGTTGGCCGATCCTGACCTGAAAGCCTCCTTCGCAGATGGTCGGGTGGCGCTCTATCGGGCGTTCAACAAGATCTGGTCAGGTGCGCGGCTGGAAGCGGTCGGGAGCAGCGAGCCCGCCGGGATGCACGAGGGCGCCGTCCAGGAACGCCTTCTCGCGGTAACCCCGTTGGCCCGTCAGGCGCTGCTGCTGACGACGCTCGAAGATTTCTCCAATGCCGAAACCGCCGAGATTCTCGATCTGGACGAAGACGAGGTAGCGCGGCTGGTGCGGGAAGCCGTCTCCGACATCGATCGGGAAAGCGCGACGACCGTGCTGATCATCGAGGACGAGCCGCTGATTGCAATGCAGCTGGAGGACCTGGTGGCAGCACTGGGCCATGAAGTGTGCGGCACGGCTGCCACCCGGACCCAGGCCCAGTCGGTCTTTGCACGGACCACCCCTGGCCTGGTGCTGGCGGACATCCAGCTGGCCGATGGGTCGAGCGGGCTTGATGCAGTGGACGACATTCTCGCCACCACCAGCGTGCCGGTCATCTTCATCACTGCCTATCCCGAACGGCTGCTGACCGGGGATCGGCCTGAGCCGACCTATCTGGTCACCAAGCCGTTTCGCGAAGCAACCGTGCGTGCGGCCATCAGCCAGGCATTGTTCTTCAATTCCATTCGGCCGCTGTAGGGGCTGAGCCTGCAGGTCTGGCAAGGGCTGGACTGGTTCTCGGGGAGGCCGGGAGCTTTGGTTCCCGGCCTCTCCCGTTAGGTCGGCGACAAGAGCCTTACTGCGTCCGGTAACGGGCCCGCAGTGCGAAGTCGCTCGGCTTGCGCACCGGAATCAGCATGACGCAACGGACGCCGTCCGCTGCGAATTCGATTTCAACTGGCTGGCCCAGTTCATGGGCCACGATGCGCTCGATGAGATGAAGCCCGAAACCGCGCTGCCGCTCCGGCTTGACCGGCGGTCCGCCGTGTTCCTGCCAGGTTACCCGGACAAGCTTGTCGCTGACCAGGTCCCAGTGAACCGTGACATTTCCGCCGTGCACGCTGAGGGCCCCATAGCGCCCGGCATTTGTGCCAAGCTCGTGCACGGCCAGGCCGAACGACAGCGCGTCGTTCGGGGCCAGCTGGACCGGCGGACCACTGAGTTCGATGATCCGGTCATCCTGAGCGAGATAGGGCGCCAGTTCCGCCTCGACCACGTCGCGCAATGGCGTGGTTCCCCATTCGGACCGGGTGAGCAGGTCATGGGTGGCCGACAATGCGCGGATCCGGCCATCCAGCCCGTCCGCAAACTCGTCGACCCGATCGGTCCGGTTCCGTGTCAGGGCAATGATCGACAGAACATTGGCCAAGGTATTCTTGACGCGATGGTTGAGCTCGCGCGTCAGCGACTCCCGGATGGAATCCTGTTCCTGCAACCATTCGAGGGCGGCCCGGTCTTCATTGGCCTGGCGCGTGAGCAGCCTGAGCAGGGCCAGCATCAGGCTGGCTACCAGGAGCCCGAACGCCAGCGTCAGCACACCCATGTTCGACAGCCCGGCACCCCCGGACGATTCCAGCTGCAGGATCATCTGGTGGTTGGAGAAATTCACCGGCTGGGACACCGAAATGCCACCGGCCGCCGTGCTGCCCATCTGCGCGAGAAGGTTCTCCTCGTCGGGAGCACCGTCATAGAGGCTGATCCTCTGGCCGTAGTCAGGGGGCAGCTGGATTGTTGACGTAAGGAAGTCGCCGGCGTTGAAAGGACTGAAGATAAAGCCCTTGAGCCGCCGTGTGGGGCCAAGACCCTCGAAAACCGGCATGTAGATCAGAAAGCCGGGTTGGTCGCTTCGCCCTTCCTGGACGAGCACGACCCGCCCGGTTGCAGTAGGACGGACGCTCCGCTCCGCCTCATCCATGGCCGCGCGCCGCGCCGATTCGGAATACATGTCGAACCCCAGCGCCCGCTGGTTCCGCTCGGTATTGGGGTGAAGGTAGGTTATCGGAACGATCCGGTTGCCGCCGAGCAGAGGGCGCGGCGTGACCCGCAAGGGGGTGCCCAACTCCTCGCTCAAGGCAGTTTCGAATGCATCAATCTGCATCCGCGTGATGCCTCGCGCCCAGCCGATGCCCTCTGCGCCCAGATACTGGCTGTTGATCCGCAGTTCGTCGACGAAGGCGCCAAATTCCTCGCGGCTCAGGTCGCCATGGACGACAAACAGCGCCGCGCCCGCGCGCAGATAGGCCGCCGCGCCATCGCCCCGCCGCTCGATCGCCGAACCGATGGCCTGCGCTTCCTTGCGCAGCTCGGCCATGCTGCGTTCGCGCTCCCCGGCTTCGATGGCAAACACGCTCAGGAGCGTAATTGCCAGAACCAGCAGTAAGACAGCAAGCGGGACGGCCCTGGGAAAATCGGTCAGCCAACGCTGAATTCCGCCCCGCCGCGATCCGCTTTCGCGATTGCTGTCTGGCGTTGCAGTCAACATCTTCCCCGTAACAGTAACTCAGGCCCGTCGAGAGTGGGAACCATGTCCGGTCGACATCGTTCCCCATGCAACCTAGTAAATCAGCCGGTCGGCCAGTTCGGTCGCATCGTACGGCACAGACAGCATCTGGTAACAATAATGGCAACGCAGAATTTCAGTAATGGCAAGCCTCATCCCGGTATGATCGGAGCGGGCAACTCAGGGCGGGATTCACCGCCGCGGACGAAGGCAAAGGAAGGCCCTGAATGGGCGGATGGCCTGCGCAAGCTCTATGATTCGGTCGTCGAAGAGCCCCTCCCCGACAGTTTCCGGGACCTGCTCGACAAGCTTGATCGAGGCGCCTGATGGCCGTTCATGACCTGACCCAGGCCGACAGGGCGGCCTTCAAGCGCGAATTGGGGGAAGTGATTCCCCACCTGCGCGCTTTTGCGCGGGGCCTGTGCGGCAGGCCGGACATGGCTGACGATCTGGTGCAGGAAACCATGCTGAAAGCCTGGGCGGCGCAGGACCGGTTCGAACCCGGCACCTCCATGCGCGCCTGGACTTTCGTCATTCTGCGCAATGCCTACCTGACCGAGATGCGCCGCAACCGCTTTCGCGGCGAATACGATGAAGTGCAGGCAGAGCGCATCCTGGTGACGTCCGCCACGCAGGAAGAACCGCTCCATCTGTCAGACATGCGGCGCGCGCTGATGTCGCTGCCCGATGAACGGCGCGAAGCGCTCCTGCTGGTCGGGGCTGGCGGCTTCAGTTACGAAGAAGCGGCGCAGATCTGCGAATGCCCGGTGGGCACGATCAAGAGCCGGGTGGGCCGTGCCCGCGCCGCGCTCACTGCCATGCTTGATGACGGCCAGATGCCCGATGGAGATGGCGAGCCGGCCGAGAATGCCCATGCTGCCATCCTCCACGAACTGGAACGGCTGACCCGGCCCAAACCGGCGGCAGCTCTTTCCTGAAGCGTCTCTAGCGGCCTGACCCCAGAAGTCGGGACAGGCCGCTCGTTCCGGCGGCTTGCCCTCGGGCCGCCTTGACGGCGGCCGAGGGCGGTGCCGACTCAGGCCGGATAGGTCCAGGCTGTCCCGCGCGCGAGGTTCTCCGACGCGAAGGCCCAGTTGAGCTTCCCGCCGATAACCGCGTCGAGATAGGCTGGGCGCTTGTTCTGGTGGTCGAGGTAGTAGGCGTGTTCCCACAGGTCGATCACCAGCAGCGGGTTGAACCCGATGTCTGCCAGCGTGTCACCATCATGGGTTTCCTCGATCGACAGTGCGCCGTCCTTTTCCGCCAGCCATACCCAGCCGCTGGCGAAGTGGCCGACGCCCCGGTCAGCCAGTTGCTTGGCGAGCGCATCGTGCGATCCGAACGCGCTGTCGATCATCGCGGCCAGCTCGTCCGACGGGGTGCCACTTTCGGGTGACAGCGAATGCCAGAAGAAGCCGTGGTTCCAGCTCTGTGCGGCATTGTTGAACAGTCCCTGGTTGCTGCCGCGGGCGGCCACGATCACCTCTTCGAGCGACTTGCCGGCAAGGTCGGTGCCTTCAATCGCGGCGTTGGTCTTGTCGATATAGGCCTGGTGATGCTTGCCGTGGTGATACGAGAACGTCTCTGCCGAAATGGCAGGTTCCAGGGCGTCAGCGGCATAGGGCAGGTCGATCAGGGAGAAAGGCATGTCAGCTCCTGTTTGAGGGGTTTGTTTGATAATACCCTGCGAGCGTTTCGGTTGCAGGTCAATCGCTGCGCGCGCGCTCGACGGACGAGGCGACGGCCACGTTCATGGTCACATTGCCGAGGGTGCGCATGATGTCGGGCAGCATTTCCACCGCCACCAGCAGCGCCAGCGGCTCGACCGGCACCCCCATGGCAATCGCGATCGGGCCGATCGAGATGACGAAGCTGATCGATCCGGGCAAGCTGACCGAGCCGACGCTGATGACAAAGGCGACCGCGATCCCCGCCAGCAGCACGGTTGGAGTCAGCTCGACCCCCGCCAGCACCGCAATGTAAATCGCCACTGCCATGTTCATCGCCGGGCTGGTGGCGCGGAAGATGGCGACCGCCAGTGGCAGGGCGAAGTCGGCCGTGCTGTCGCGCAGGCCGAGCCGCTTGGCGCTGGCGAGCATGGCGGGCAGGCTGGCGAGCGAGCTCTGGGTCGAGAGGGCCACGGCCTGGGCCGGGATCATGGCCCGGCCGAAGGCCAGCGGGGAGATGCGCCCGCCGATCCAGGCCAGCAGATAGCCGCCGAGCAGCACCACCGTACCCATTGCCGTGACGGTCAGGATATAGTGCAGGAAAGTGGCAAAAGCGCCGCCCCCCGCCTTGGCTGCCACCCCGATGCCCAGGGCGAACACCCCGACCGGGGCCAGCCACAGCACCCAGCCGATCAGGGTCAGCATGGCATTGGCCAGCGCCCGGAACAGGGCGAGCAGGGTCTCGCGCTGGGCCTCGGGCAGGCGGGCCACGGCCACGGCGAACAGCGCGAAGAAGATGGTCAGCGGCAGCATTGCGGTCTCGGCCGCGGCTGCAATCACGTTGGGTGCGATCAGGGAGGTGACGAAGTCCGCCAGGCCCGGCACTTGCTGGGCGCCCACGCTGCCGGTATCGAGCAGGGCTTGCGCCGCCTGCGGGGCCGGGAAGGCGGCCAGCAGCAGCGGCATCAGCAGCGCGGTGGAAAGCCCGCTCAGCACCAGGATGGAAAATACCAGCAGCAGCATCCGGCGCGCCACCGCGCCGGCACTGGCGGCCAGCACCAGCTTGGCAATGCCCATCACCAGCAGGGCGGCGACCAGCGGAATGATGGTCATCTGCAGGGCGCGCAGCCACAGCTTGCCGACCACGTCGGTGACCGGGAGCACGCTGGCCAGCAGCGCGCTGTCGGACAGGATCCAGCCCAGTGCCAGGCCCGCCATCAACCCGCCGAAGGTCCACCAGACGGGCAGACGAATCGCGATCAGTTCGCTGGTTTCGGCTTTCGCCCCACCCACTTTGCCTTCATCCACGCCTGCTTGCCCTTCCCTTTGCCGCCGTTCCGCGCCAGAAGCCCGTTGCCAATAACCGCATGGGCGCCAGGCCCCAAGCAGCAAACGGAAAATCAGATCTATGGGACGCAAGTTCTTCGGCACCGATGGTATTCGCGGGCAGACCAACCGCGGCGCAATGACCGCCGCGATGGCGATGAAGGTCGGGCAGGCGGCGGGCGCGCATTTCCGCCGGGGCGACCATCGCCACCGGGTGGTGATCGGCAAGGACACGCGCCTGTCGGGCTACATGATGGAAAGCGCGCTGGTGGCGGGTTTCACCAGCGTGGGCATGGACGTGATCATGACCGGCCCGCTGCCGACCCCGGCGATTGCCCTGCTTACCCGCGAGATGCGGGCTGACATGGGGGTGATGATCTCCGCCAGCCACAACAAGTACCAGGACAACGGGATCAAACTGTTCGGCCCCGATGGCTTCAAGCTGTCGGATGATGACGAGCTGGCGATCGAGGCGCTGATCGAAAGCGATGTCCCGCTCGCCTCGTCCGATGCCATCGGCCGCGCCCGCCGGATCGAGGATTCGCGCGGACGCTACATTCACGCCGTCAAGCAGTCGGTTGCAAACGACATCCGGCTCGACGGGCTGAAGGTGGTGGTCGATTGCGCCAACGGTGCCGCCTATCAGGTCGCGCCCTCCGCCATCTGGGAACTTGGGGCAGACGTGATCACCCTGGGCGTCACCCCTAACGGCACCAACATCAACGACGGGGTCGGTTCGACTGCCCTTGACGCGATCAAGGCCAAAGTGGTCGCAGAAGGGGCGGACATCGGCATTGCGCTCGATGGCGATGCCGACCGGCTGATCGTGATCGACGAGAAAGGGCAGGAAGTCGACGGCGACCAGATCATGGCCCTGATTGCCACCCGGATGCTGGAGCGCGGCACCCTGCGCGGCGGCGGGGTAGTCTCGACCGTCATGTCCAACCTCGGGCTGGAACGGTACCTTGGCACCATCGGGCTGACGCTGGAGCGGACCAAGGTGGGTGACCGCTATGTGCTGGAGCGGATGCGCGAAGGCGGGTTCAATGTCGGCGGCGAGCAGTCAGGCCATATGATCCTGCTCGACCATGGCACCACCGGTGACGGCAC encodes the following:
- a CDS encoding dicarboxylate/amino acid:cation symporter gives rise to the protein MDEGKVGGAKAETSELIAIRLPVWWTFGGLMAGLALGWILSDSALLASVLPVTDVVGKLWLRALQMTIIPLVAALLVMGIAKLVLAASAGAVARRMLLLVFSILVLSGLSTALLMPLLLAAFPAPQAAQALLDTGSVGAQQVPGLADFVTSLIAPNVIAAAAETAMLPLTIFFALFAVAVARLPEAQRETLLALFRALANAMLTLIGWVLWLAPVGVFALGIGVAAKAGGGAFATFLHYILTVTAMGTVVLLGGYLLAWIGGRISPLAFGRAMIPAQAVALSTQSSLASLPAMLASAKRLGLRDSTADFALPLAVAIFRATSPAMNMAVAIYIAVLAGVELTPTVLLAGIAVAFVISVGSVSLPGSISFVISIGPIAIAMGVPVEPLALLVAVEMLPDIMRTLGNVTMNVAVASSVERARSD
- the glmM gene encoding phosphoglucosamine mutase — encoded protein: MGRKFFGTDGIRGQTNRGAMTAAMAMKVGQAAGAHFRRGDHRHRVVIGKDTRLSGYMMESALVAGFTSVGMDVIMTGPLPTPAIALLTREMRADMGVMISASHNKYQDNGIKLFGPDGFKLSDDDELAIEALIESDVPLASSDAIGRARRIEDSRGRYIHAVKQSVANDIRLDGLKVVVDCANGAAYQVAPSAIWELGADVITLGVTPNGTNINDGVGSTALDAIKAKVVAEGADIGIALDGDADRLIVIDEKGQEVDGDQIMALIATRMLERGTLRGGGVVSTVMSNLGLERYLGTIGLTLERTKVGDRYVLERMREGGFNVGGEQSGHMILLDHGTTGDGTVAALRVLAGLVRSEKRASELCHVFDRVPQLLRNVRYAGASPLENAAVKACIADAEGELAGKGRLVIRASGTEPLIRVMAEGDDPAQVDAVVVRICAEVEKAV